One Methanofollis sp. DNA window includes the following coding sequences:
- the hemC gene encoding hydroxymethylbilane synthase — protein MSLRIGTRGSQLALAQTERVCKALAQMGIEVETAVIRTKGDTNTGVPLHEIGGQGVFVRALDEAIIDGTIDAAVHSMKDIPAKRPRGVVTGAVLTRDSPADYLAYEGNIDDVRVVGTSSTRRRAQLLRHDPEIDVRQLRGNVDTRLHKMREKEYDAIVLAEAGLERLGYTVKGQRLPTSLFVPSPNQGTIAVVCRNSPEIIEMVQPLDDPQTRMDVGIERIIMEEVGGGCFTPQGIYCRDGHLIAEVLALDGSRNVRVEDEIATADEARECGRKLRTDAGDLIREAYKQLGIMP, from the coding sequence ATGTCTCTGAGAATAGGAACACGAGGAAGCCAGCTCGCCCTTGCGCAGACAGAACGGGTCTGCAAGGCGCTGGCGCAGATGGGCATCGAAGTTGAAACGGCAGTCATCAGGACGAAGGGAGACACCAACACCGGCGTCCCCCTCCACGAGATCGGCGGGCAGGGCGTCTTTGTCCGGGCCCTCGACGAGGCGATCATCGACGGCACCATCGATGCCGCCGTCCACTCCATGAAGGACATCCCGGCAAAACGGCCGCGGGGCGTCGTCACCGGCGCCGTCCTCACCCGCGACTCACCTGCCGACTATCTTGCCTATGAAGGGAACATCGACGACGTCAGAGTCGTCGGCACCTCCTCGACGCGGCGGCGGGCGCAGTTGCTGCGGCACGACCCCGAGATCGATGTCAGGCAGCTGCGCGGCAACGTGGACACGCGCCTCCACAAGATGCGGGAGAAGGAGTACGACGCCATCGTCCTCGCCGAGGCCGGCCTTGAACGTCTGGGCTACACGGTGAAGGGGCAGAGGCTGCCGACCTCCCTGTTCGTCCCGTCCCCGAACCAGGGTACGATCGCCGTTGTCTGCAGGAACAGCCCGGAGATCATCGAAATGGTCCAGCCGCTCGACGACCCACAGACGCGGATGGACGTCGGGATCGAGCGGATCATCATGGAAGAGGTCGGCGGCGGTTGCTTCACGCCGCAGGGCATCTACTGCCGGGACGGCCACCTCATCGCCGAGGTGCTCGCCCTCGACGGGAGCCGGAATGTCAGGGTCGAGGACGAGATCGCGACCGCGGACGAGGCCCGGGAATGCGGCAGGAAACTCCGCACCGACGCCGGCGACCTCATCAGGGAGGCCTACAAACAGCTGGGGATCATGCCATGA